One Myxocyprinus asiaticus isolate MX2 ecotype Aquarium Trade chromosome 20, UBuf_Myxa_2, whole genome shotgun sequence genomic region harbors:
- the LOC127411446 gene encoding NHS-like protein 1 isoform X4 has translation MQHNTLDFKRTSGLIAIEQRKLELSLKMPFYKRIVQPRSLCRFNREGLDVDAGVFNGDLFPSLDAVNCKTLIYILHQLSDLSQHASSIFVEIHTETALVISKASALQDRLDSLQDTVLHLNHKRIRIPVSSLDEESKWSVHYTAHWHQQENVFLPETRPACVEDLHRQAKVNLKTVLRECDKLRKDGFRSSQYYSQSPAFSSTSLCESVHLDEEKTEKKKKDSELATEEEKLVYSMPPQTPLLEHASDMNIQSSWTDCVPLPTPEEKMRLQAQSVATAIIPINITGENFDRQASFRRSAGNTDTIIRRPKRVQRRKTITGVPDNIQTELANKGQADSRIHSMCVADQYSTLSRVGSVNSTLRCSDTRDSSCQTEEVKIVPPSVRRIRAQRGHGIAAQMANISLSSTSSISTMSDCNGISYTQLDISDQRFHSLPQQCSHISHQNCELKYSSSPYRINSGSTSSLPYQLDTHHGSSASLHMLSDKRNNALNSNTTGDFRSFQNEQLVKNPNCQGSNQNSPALFILSGALQNSAEFNSILSEHNRIEDNHMQLPPSSAQLFSSADALSAVSSCYESTASLCSGIRTETDSQCSTLDGRNCSSPNSLRRDSNFSESSTKSCSTLTTDQWTYEASPKGGPISNSSCSSLDSHIYNSHDHSPSKTDASSLCSVDNEGYYTSMRMDSGLKSYSHGCINKAGNVRHSLYECKGHHSHSNHESLHSNCSLTRSISLRKAKKPPLPPARTDSLRRKPQRKPHHSGKVLSEQLISSLQQSLELNLKTHSASFSGQAPCNGFEDPWVLRPRSQSTVSAASSGMSAPAAVCPVTPTHSDSSSQCSDYAKSWDFYMDYSGTWSEQGLSSQNTRSGSADENPGVMNNGSYNNRFPLAYCNGSGIKSNLVSSPDKVHHLTSPSSGYNTPAGTPVTSLIRAKSPAGRPKPKVPERKSSLRSSVSSSSTSLSSNTSDSIKNIPPPPLPDITTSQCVTPSFPSSSLTAAIIDPTPPLYPLPEVSSASEERQNSHSHEECETLLSDSLDFPPPPSKVYKSLSLLHPKPSSCILLPLPPPPPPLPEMSLQTTAILKTESSSKPTEAEEIEKGLNLNRTGESEPKLQRPKITAQALQMVQLRPVKLKQIENIFTTVSVQHFEDQAQNGSQTCSRKSRENETTEQTVTANCVSQPENGVNTSKSSVQNLPQASSCYLPPGQDECINDTETEQNVPVLVHLSDSVSTHPVLTFQEIPQCTDSSSASQGTHLKQKPPISHKKPYLSLIIPPIMHLPVSNRLKLQQSNETAVTPEPRPVNGSSLTETVNFQEIPLGLEVEEESDSDTSTVIKSRMSISSELSSSSLQDLQLSDLVLHENDLGLSDKDFGLSDDKSPSDDGLSSSTGSISFKEEENEENVAEFDSSTERSSGIDTNGEAVEEMVTPVRPRTTGDLFAAIHSPRRQNMNIQLQVWIGLVKEEGPGPWRL, from the exons CTGTGTCCAGTCTAGATGAGGAGAGTAAGTGGTCGGTGCACTACACAGCCCACTGGCACCAACAGGAGAATGTCTTCCTGCCAGAAACCAGACCAGCCTGCGTGGAGGACCTTCATCGACAGGCCAAAGTCAACCTGAAAACAGTCCTCAGAG AGTGCGACAAGCTCAGGAAAGATGGCTTCCGCAGTTCCCAGTACTACTCCCAAAGCCCTGCCTTCTCTTCAACCAGCCTTTGTGAAAGTGTTCATCTGGATGAGGAGAAAACAGAGAAGAAAAAGAAG GATTCAGAGTTGGCTACTGAAGAGGAGAAGCTTGTATACTCAATGCCGCCTCAGACACCTCTCCTGGAACATGCCTCTGACATGAACATCCAGAGCAGCTGGACCGACTGTGTACCCTTGCCCACTCCTGAAGAGAAGATGAGACTACAGGCTCAGTCAGTGGCTACTGCTATCATACCCATCAACATTACAG GTGAGAACTTCGACCGCCAGGCTAGCTTCCGCCGCTCCGCGGGAAACACTGACACCATCATACGAAGACCCAAGAGGGTGCAAAGAAGAAAGACAATAACAGGAGTTCCTGACAACATTCAGACAGAACTAG CAAATAAAGGACAAGCGGACTCCAGAATTCACTCCATGTGTGTGGCAGATCAGTATTCTACCCTCAGTCGAGTGGGAAGTGTAAACTCCACCCTTAGATGCTCAGACACCCGTGACTCCAGTTGCCAAACAGAGGAGGTAAAGATTGTTCCTCCCTCAGTTCGCAGGATCAGAGCACAGAGAGGCCATGGAATTGCTGCCCAAATGGCTAATATATCCCTCTCCTCCACCAGCAGCATTTCCACCATGAGTGACTGTAATGGTATCAGCTACACTCAACTTGATATTAGTGATCAGAGATTTCACAGTTTGCCACAACAATGTTCTCACATCTCACATCAAAACTGTGAACTGAAGTACAGCAGCTCCCCCTACAGGATAAATTCCGGCTCTACAAGCTCCTTACCCTACCAGCTTGACACGCATCATGGCTCCTCAGCATCACTCCATATGCTGTCTGATAAAAGGAACAATGCATTAAACAGCAACACAACTGGAGACTTCAGGTCTTTCCAAAATGAGCAGCTTGTTAAAAATCCAAATTGCCAAGGTTCCAATCAAAACAGCCCAGCCTTATTCATTCTCAGTGGTGCTCTACAGAACTCTGCTGAATTTAATTCCATTCTTTCCGAACACAACAGGATAGAGGACAACCACATGCAATTGCCTCCTTCCTCAGCCCAGTTGTTTAGTTCTGCTGATGCCTTGTCTGCTGTCTCCTCTTGTTACGAATCCACAGCCTCCCTCTGCTCAGGGATCCGTACCGAGACTGATTCACAATGCAGCACGCTTGATGGCAGAAACTGCAGCAGTCCTAATTCTCTTCGCAGGGATTCTAACTTCTCAGAGAGCAGTACTAAAAGCTGCAGCACACTAACCACTGACCAGTGGACATATGAAGCATCTCCAAAGGGTGGTCCTATAAGCAACTCAAGTTGCTCCTCACTTGACAGCCATATATACAACAGTCATGACCATTCTCCCAGCAAGACAGATGCAAGCTCATTGTGCTCAGTTGACAATGAAGGGTACTACACCTCCATGCGCATGGACTCTGGTTTGAAGTCGTACAGTCATGGCTGCATCAATAAAGCAGGAAATGTAAGGCACAGTTTGTACGAGTGCAAAGGCCATCACAGCCATAGTAATCATGAAAGTCTGCATAGCAACTGCTCTTTGACTCGCAGCATTTCCCTACGGAAAGCCAAGAAGCCCCCACTCCCTCCCGCGAGGACTGACTCCTTAAGACGCAAACCACAGAGGAAGCCTCATCACAGTGGGAAAGTCCTTAGTGAGCAGCTGATCTCCAGTCTCCAGCAGTCCTTAGAGCTCAACCTGAAAACTCATAGTGCATCCTTCTCTGGACAGGCACCCTGCAATGGGTTCGAAGACCCTTGGGTGCTCCGACCCAGAAGCCAGAGCACTGTAAGTGCAGCAAGCAGTGGAATGTCAGCACCAGCTGCTGTGTGTCCTGTCACACCCACACACAGTGACAGCAGCAGTCAGTGCTCAGACTATGCTAAGTCATGGGACTTTTACATGGATTACTCAGGCACATGGTCGGAACAGGGTCTCTCCTCTCAAAACACAAGATCTGGAAGTGCTGATGAAAATCCAGGAGTCATGAACAACGGATCCTACAACAATAGATTTCCATTGGCCTACTGCAATGGGAGTGGGATTAAGTCAAATCTGGTGTCATCACCTGACAAGGTTCATCACCTGACTTCACCTTCTAGTGGTTATAACACCCCTGCAGGCACCCCAGTTACTTCTCTGATAAGAGCAAAGTCTCCTGCAGGGAGGCCTAAACCAAAAGTGCCAGAAAGAAAGTCCTCTCTGCGGTCTTCTGTGTCTTCTTCCTCTACCTCCCTATCCTCCAACACCTCTGATTCCATTAAGAACATTCCACCTCCACCTCTACCTGACATAACCACTTCTCAGTGTGTGACACCCAGCTTTCCTTCCAGTTCTCTAACAGCAGCCATCATAGACCCAACCCCACCTCTCTATCCTCTCCCTGAGGTGTCCTCTGCCTCTGAAGAAAGACAGAATTCACATTCACACGAAGAGTGTGAAACCCTCCTCAGTGACTCTCTTGATTTCCCCCCTCCCCCATCAAAGGTTTATAAATCTCTGTCTCTTCTTCATCCCAAACCTTCATCATGCATTctacttcctcttcctcctcctcctccaccattACCTGAGATGAGTCTACAAACAACAGCCATTTTGAAAACGGAGAGTTCCTCTAAACCTACAGAGGCTGAGGAGATTGAAAAGGGACTAAACCTCAATCGAACTGGAGAGTCAGAGCCCAAGCTTCAGAGACCCAAAATCACTGCCCAAGCTCTTCAGATGGTGCAGCTACGACCTGTCAAGCtcaagcaaatagaaaatatttttacaacagTTAGTGTTCAGCATTTTGAGGACCAAGCACAAAATGGGTCTCAAACATGCTCAAGGAAATCCAGAGAAAATGAGACTACAGAGCAAACAGTCACTGCCAATTGTGTTAGTCAACCAGAAAATGGAGTGAATACATCTAAATCTTCAGTACAAAATCTCCCTCAAGCATCATCTTGTTATTTACCCCCTGGACAAGATGAATGTATTAATGACACTGAAACTGAGCAGAATGTTCCAGTGCTTGTGCACCTTTCTGACAGTGTTAGCACACATCCTGTTTTAACTTTTCAGGAGATTCCACAGTGCACAGACTCCTCATCTGCATCTCAAGGTACTCACCTGAAACAGAAGCCTCCAATATCACATAAGAAGCCCTATCTTTCCCTAATTATACCACCCATTATGCATCTACCTGTCTCTAATAGACTCAAGCTTCAACAGAGTAATGAAACAGCAGTGACCCCAGAGCCAAGGCCTGTGAATGGTTCATCCTTGACAGAAACTGTTAATTTCCAGGAGATTCCATTAGGCCTTGAGGTAGAGGAAGAGAGTGACTCCGATACATCTACTGTGATTAAAAGCAGAATGTCCATCAGCAGTGAGTTGTCATCAAGCAGTCTGCAAGACTTGCAACTCTCTGATCTCGTTCTTCATGAGAATGACCTTGGGCTGAGTGATAAAGACTTTGGGCTCAGTGATGATAAAAGCCCATCAGATGATGGTTTAAGCAGCAGCACAGGATCCATTAGCtttaaagaggaagaaaatgaggAAAATG TGGCCGAGTTCGACTCGAGCACAGAAAGATCATCTGGCATTGACACTAATGGAGAGGCTGTTGAGGAGATGGTGACGCCTGTTCGTCCTCGTACTACAGGGGACCTCTTTGCTGCCATTCATAG TCCACGTAGGCAGAACATGAACATCCAATTACAGGTGTGGATTGGACTG GTCAAAGAGGAAGGTCCTGGGCCGTGGCGACTCTGA
- the LOC127411446 gene encoding NHS-like protein 1 isoform X2, protein MWFWEMWGERSFLRYRGESHPVPRALCALGLSSLTEQHGRFFPCHREQDTDDGFDEWVYAPLHRRAVSSLDEESKWSVHYTAHWHQQENVFLPETRPACVEDLHRQAKVNLKTVLRECDKLRKDGFRSSQYYSQSPAFSSTSLCESVHLDEEKTEKKKKDSELATEEEKLVYSMPPQTPLLEHASDMNIQSSWTDCVPLPTPEEKMRLQAQSVATAIIPINITGENFDRQASFRRSAGNTDTIIRRPKRVQRRKTITGVPDNIQTELANKGQADSRIHSMCVADQYSTLSRVGSVNSTLRCSDTRDSSCQTEEVKIVPPSVRRIRAQRGHGIAAQMANISLSSTSSISTMSDCNGISYTQLDISDQRFHSLPQQCSHISHQNCELKYSSSPYRINSGSTSSLPYQLDTHHGSSASLHMLSDKRNNALNSNTTGDFRSFQNEQLVKNPNCQGSNQNSPALFILSGALQNSAEFNSILSEHNRIEDNHMQLPPSSAQLFSSADALSAVSSCYESTASLCSGIRTETDSQCSTLDGRNCSSPNSLRRDSNFSESSTKSCSTLTTDQWTYEASPKGGPISNSSCSSLDSHIYNSHDHSPSKTDASSLCSVDNEGYYTSMRMDSGLKSYSHGCINKAGNVRHSLYECKGHHSHSNHESLHSNCSLTRSISLRKAKKPPLPPARTDSLRRKPQRKPHHSGKVLSEQLISSLQQSLELNLKTHSASFSGQAPCNGFEDPWVLRPRSQSTVSAASSGMSAPAAVCPVTPTHSDSSSQCSDYAKSWDFYMDYSGTWSEQGLSSQNTRSGSADENPGVMNNGSYNNRFPLAYCNGSGIKSNLVSSPDKVHHLTSPSSGYNTPAGTPVTSLIRAKSPAGRPKPKVPERKSSLRSSVSSSSTSLSSNTSDSIKNIPPPPLPDITTSQCVTPSFPSSSLTAAIIDPTPPLYPLPEVSSASEERQNSHSHEECETLLSDSLDFPPPPSKVYKSLSLLHPKPSSCILLPLPPPPPPLPEMSLQTTAILKTESSSKPTEAEEIEKGLNLNRTGESEPKLQRPKITAQALQMVQLRPVKLKQIENIFTTVSVQHFEDQAQNGSQTCSRKSRENETTEQTVTANCVSQPENGVNTSKSSVQNLPQASSCYLPPGQDECINDTETEQNVPVLVHLSDSVSTHPVLTFQEIPQCTDSSSASQGTHLKQKPPISHKKPYLSLIIPPIMHLPVSNRLKLQQSNETAVTPEPRPVNGSSLTETVNFQEIPLGLEVEEESDSDTSTVIKSRMSISSELSSSSLQDLQLSDLVLHENDLGLSDKDFGLSDDKSPSDDGLSSSTGSISFKEEENEENVAEFDSSTERSSGIDTNGEAVEEMVTPVRPRTTGDLFAAIHRSKRKVLGRGDSDEHCRSLLPSPPVTPTGSCPSLPSLPRQAGSIQRNLRRSSTSNDSFKALLLKKGSRSESSFRMSAAEILKCTDPRFQRANSEPAHPDGLCTSPRSRRAHEEWARIEGALPRLSTGLTSLKYGRSRTPPSAASSRYNSRSRIPSGPMTAICEREGEMAESTDCCINVESPFTLSTSSSGIVCAQGST, encoded by the exons CTGTGTCCAGTCTAGATGAGGAGAGTAAGTGGTCGGTGCACTACACAGCCCACTGGCACCAACAGGAGAATGTCTTCCTGCCAGAAACCAGACCAGCCTGCGTGGAGGACCTTCATCGACAGGCCAAAGTCAACCTGAAAACAGTCCTCAGAG AGTGCGACAAGCTCAGGAAAGATGGCTTCCGCAGTTCCCAGTACTACTCCCAAAGCCCTGCCTTCTCTTCAACCAGCCTTTGTGAAAGTGTTCATCTGGATGAGGAGAAAACAGAGAAGAAAAAGAAG GATTCAGAGTTGGCTACTGAAGAGGAGAAGCTTGTATACTCAATGCCGCCTCAGACACCTCTCCTGGAACATGCCTCTGACATGAACATCCAGAGCAGCTGGACCGACTGTGTACCCTTGCCCACTCCTGAAGAGAAGATGAGACTACAGGCTCAGTCAGTGGCTACTGCTATCATACCCATCAACATTACAG GTGAGAACTTCGACCGCCAGGCTAGCTTCCGCCGCTCCGCGGGAAACACTGACACCATCATACGAAGACCCAAGAGGGTGCAAAGAAGAAAGACAATAACAGGAGTTCCTGACAACATTCAGACAGAACTAG CAAATAAAGGACAAGCGGACTCCAGAATTCACTCCATGTGTGTGGCAGATCAGTATTCTACCCTCAGTCGAGTGGGAAGTGTAAACTCCACCCTTAGATGCTCAGACACCCGTGACTCCAGTTGCCAAACAGAGGAGGTAAAGATTGTTCCTCCCTCAGTTCGCAGGATCAGAGCACAGAGAGGCCATGGAATTGCTGCCCAAATGGCTAATATATCCCTCTCCTCCACCAGCAGCATTTCCACCATGAGTGACTGTAATGGTATCAGCTACACTCAACTTGATATTAGTGATCAGAGATTTCACAGTTTGCCACAACAATGTTCTCACATCTCACATCAAAACTGTGAACTGAAGTACAGCAGCTCCCCCTACAGGATAAATTCCGGCTCTACAAGCTCCTTACCCTACCAGCTTGACACGCATCATGGCTCCTCAGCATCACTCCATATGCTGTCTGATAAAAGGAACAATGCATTAAACAGCAACACAACTGGAGACTTCAGGTCTTTCCAAAATGAGCAGCTTGTTAAAAATCCAAATTGCCAAGGTTCCAATCAAAACAGCCCAGCCTTATTCATTCTCAGTGGTGCTCTACAGAACTCTGCTGAATTTAATTCCATTCTTTCCGAACACAACAGGATAGAGGACAACCACATGCAATTGCCTCCTTCCTCAGCCCAGTTGTTTAGTTCTGCTGATGCCTTGTCTGCTGTCTCCTCTTGTTACGAATCCACAGCCTCCCTCTGCTCAGGGATCCGTACCGAGACTGATTCACAATGCAGCACGCTTGATGGCAGAAACTGCAGCAGTCCTAATTCTCTTCGCAGGGATTCTAACTTCTCAGAGAGCAGTACTAAAAGCTGCAGCACACTAACCACTGACCAGTGGACATATGAAGCATCTCCAAAGGGTGGTCCTATAAGCAACTCAAGTTGCTCCTCACTTGACAGCCATATATACAACAGTCATGACCATTCTCCCAGCAAGACAGATGCAAGCTCATTGTGCTCAGTTGACAATGAAGGGTACTACACCTCCATGCGCATGGACTCTGGTTTGAAGTCGTACAGTCATGGCTGCATCAATAAAGCAGGAAATGTAAGGCACAGTTTGTACGAGTGCAAAGGCCATCACAGCCATAGTAATCATGAAAGTCTGCATAGCAACTGCTCTTTGACTCGCAGCATTTCCCTACGGAAAGCCAAGAAGCCCCCACTCCCTCCCGCGAGGACTGACTCCTTAAGACGCAAACCACAGAGGAAGCCTCATCACAGTGGGAAAGTCCTTAGTGAGCAGCTGATCTCCAGTCTCCAGCAGTCCTTAGAGCTCAACCTGAAAACTCATAGTGCATCCTTCTCTGGACAGGCACCCTGCAATGGGTTCGAAGACCCTTGGGTGCTCCGACCCAGAAGCCAGAGCACTGTAAGTGCAGCAAGCAGTGGAATGTCAGCACCAGCTGCTGTGTGTCCTGTCACACCCACACACAGTGACAGCAGCAGTCAGTGCTCAGACTATGCTAAGTCATGGGACTTTTACATGGATTACTCAGGCACATGGTCGGAACAGGGTCTCTCCTCTCAAAACACAAGATCTGGAAGTGCTGATGAAAATCCAGGAGTCATGAACAACGGATCCTACAACAATAGATTTCCATTGGCCTACTGCAATGGGAGTGGGATTAAGTCAAATCTGGTGTCATCACCTGACAAGGTTCATCACCTGACTTCACCTTCTAGTGGTTATAACACCCCTGCAGGCACCCCAGTTACTTCTCTGATAAGAGCAAAGTCTCCTGCAGGGAGGCCTAAACCAAAAGTGCCAGAAAGAAAGTCCTCTCTGCGGTCTTCTGTGTCTTCTTCCTCTACCTCCCTATCCTCCAACACCTCTGATTCCATTAAGAACATTCCACCTCCACCTCTACCTGACATAACCACTTCTCAGTGTGTGACACCCAGCTTTCCTTCCAGTTCTCTAACAGCAGCCATCATAGACCCAACCCCACCTCTCTATCCTCTCCCTGAGGTGTCCTCTGCCTCTGAAGAAAGACAGAATTCACATTCACACGAAGAGTGTGAAACCCTCCTCAGTGACTCTCTTGATTTCCCCCCTCCCCCATCAAAGGTTTATAAATCTCTGTCTCTTCTTCATCCCAAACCTTCATCATGCATTctacttcctcttcctcctcctcctccaccattACCTGAGATGAGTCTACAAACAACAGCCATTTTGAAAACGGAGAGTTCCTCTAAACCTACAGAGGCTGAGGAGATTGAAAAGGGACTAAACCTCAATCGAACTGGAGAGTCAGAGCCCAAGCTTCAGAGACCCAAAATCACTGCCCAAGCTCTTCAGATGGTGCAGCTACGACCTGTCAAGCtcaagcaaatagaaaatatttttacaacagTTAGTGTTCAGCATTTTGAGGACCAAGCACAAAATGGGTCTCAAACATGCTCAAGGAAATCCAGAGAAAATGAGACTACAGAGCAAACAGTCACTGCCAATTGTGTTAGTCAACCAGAAAATGGAGTGAATACATCTAAATCTTCAGTACAAAATCTCCCTCAAGCATCATCTTGTTATTTACCCCCTGGACAAGATGAATGTATTAATGACACTGAAACTGAGCAGAATGTTCCAGTGCTTGTGCACCTTTCTGACAGTGTTAGCACACATCCTGTTTTAACTTTTCAGGAGATTCCACAGTGCACAGACTCCTCATCTGCATCTCAAGGTACTCACCTGAAACAGAAGCCTCCAATATCACATAAGAAGCCCTATCTTTCCCTAATTATACCACCCATTATGCATCTACCTGTCTCTAATAGACTCAAGCTTCAACAGAGTAATGAAACAGCAGTGACCCCAGAGCCAAGGCCTGTGAATGGTTCATCCTTGACAGAAACTGTTAATTTCCAGGAGATTCCATTAGGCCTTGAGGTAGAGGAAGAGAGTGACTCCGATACATCTACTGTGATTAAAAGCAGAATGTCCATCAGCAGTGAGTTGTCATCAAGCAGTCTGCAAGACTTGCAACTCTCTGATCTCGTTCTTCATGAGAATGACCTTGGGCTGAGTGATAAAGACTTTGGGCTCAGTGATGATAAAAGCCCATCAGATGATGGTTTAAGCAGCAGCACAGGATCCATTAGCtttaaagaggaagaaaatgaggAAAATG TGGCCGAGTTCGACTCGAGCACAGAAAGATCATCTGGCATTGACACTAATGGAGAGGCTGTTGAGGAGATGGTGACGCCTGTTCGTCCTCGTACTACAGGGGACCTCTTTGCTGCCATTCATAG GTCAAAGAGGAAGGTCCTGGGCCGTGGCGACTCTGATGAACACTGCCGTAGCCTCCTCCCTTCCCCACCAGTCACCCCAACTGGCTCCTGCCCTAGCCTACCCTCCTTGCCTCGCCAGGCTGGCTCTATTCAGCGCAACCTGCGGCGGTCATCCACCAGCAATGATAGCTTCAAAGCTCTGCTCCTCAAGAAGGGCAGCCGCTCAGAATCCAGCTTCCGCATGTCAGCTGCTGAGATTCTCAAATGCACTGACCCCCGTTTCCAGAGGGCTAACTCAGAACCTGCGCATCCTGATGGACTGTGCACCTCTCCTCGTAGCAGGAGAGCACATGAAGAATGGGCACGTATTGAGGGTGCCTTGCCTCGTCTCTCCACTGGACTAACAAGCTTAAAATATGGCCGTTCACGCACACCACCCTCCGCAGCCAGCAGCCGCTACAACAGCCGCAGCCGCATTCCCAGTGGGCCGATGACTGCCAtctgtgagagagagggagagatggcAGAGTCTACAGACTGCTGCATCAATGTTGAGAGTCCTTTCACTCTGTCCACATCATCAAGCGGCATAGTCTGTGCTCAAGGCAGCACTTAA